A portion of the candidate division TA06 bacterium genome contains these proteins:
- a CDS encoding tetratricopeptide repeat protein — MENINYEVLSGLLIVLFQTKHTPSNLSVTNPVKWLDKARNIYGPDDPSLVPFLLNVAQAFLLYGTTYQTVGPVPSYGPTNCNNALPHLEKAYEIRKRSSPPDSLEMAEVMAPLGTCLAFMGKHDRADFYLKKSLEIRESKLGNDNPLVGRVLLGMAMNQILQSQPGAQPVIVKTMLSVNPLPVHMLPPASREYASRSLAIYNDLQKQKYGQETWYKQDNAFSFDAQETAFKLYEDEGSDLMDNIKAIKEAEGGPQGGGCFVATAVYGDYDCPQVMALRKFRDERLLPDPLGRAVVFLYYTVGPYLAMVVGKLPWLSKALRHLLNAVIRKIK, encoded by the coding sequence ATGGAAAACATCAACTACGAAGTTTTGTCAGGCTTATTGATAGTCTTGTTTCAGACAAAGCACACACCTTCGAATCTTAGTGTGACCAACCCGGTGAAATGGCTGGACAAAGCCAGGAATATATACGGCCCGGACGACCCCAGCCTGGTGCCTTTTTTGCTTAATGTGGCCCAAGCCTTCTTATTATACGGGACCACTTATCAGACAGTGGGTCCGGTTCCGTCATACGGGCCTACCAACTGCAATAACGCACTGCCACATCTGGAAAAGGCTTACGAGATCCGCAAAAGAAGCTCGCCTCCCGACAGTCTGGAAATGGCCGAAGTGATGGCTCCGCTGGGCACCTGCCTGGCTTTTATGGGAAAGCACGACCGGGCCGATTTTTATTTGAAAAAGTCCCTGGAGATCCGCGAGTCTAAACTGGGCAACGATAATCCCCTGGTGGGGCGGGTGCTTTTAGGCATGGCCATGAACCAGATACTGCAGTCGCAGCCGGGCGCCCAGCCGGTTATTGTTAAAACGATGCTTTCGGTCAACCCGCTGCCGGTGCATATGCTGCCTCCCGCTTCCCGGGAATATGCCTCCAGGTCTTTGGCTATCTATAATGATCTGCAAAAGCAGAAATACGGGCAGGAAACCTGGTACAAGCAGGATAACGCCTTCAGCTTTGACGCCCAGGAAACCGCTTTCAAGCTGTATGAGGACGAGGGAAGCGATCTGATGGATAACATCAAGGCCATCAAGGAAGCGGAAGGCGGGCCGCAAGGCGGCGGCTGTTTTGTGGCTACCGCCGTTTACGGCGATTATGACTGTCCCCAAGTGATGGCGCTGAGGAAGTTTCGGGATGAGAGGTTGCTGCCGGATCCCCTGGGACGGGCCGTGGTCTTCCTGTATTATACAGTAGGGCCTTATCTGGCGATGGTGGTGGGCAAGTTGCCGTGGCTGTCAAAGGCCCTGCGCCATCTTTTGAATGCCGTGATCAGAAAAATCAAATAA
- a CDS encoding putative phage abortive infection protein — MHKNNKANIWVYILPNLFIVLSWLIYLYVITQKLTCWEQRSGFGDMFGALSALFTGFAFAGVIITVYLQREELALQREELFTTREEFKAQTKTFNKQLFETSFYQLLNYQNNIVKEMDLRTVVVNSNAIGRICFRELYDIFKREYCETVRDMKDQEEINNAIHAYEKFYDNNQPFVAHYFTNLYIMLKYIDNAEFIGSEDQVYKEKKYYTNIIRAQLSTYELLLLGYHSLSTINLRYNGILNKYNILKFLPANRLLKPEHETVIKNILEFTANDEEWSKISGKSKGG, encoded by the coding sequence ATGCATAAAAACAATAAAGCAAACATTTGGGTTTACATTCTGCCAAATCTATTTATTGTATTGTCATGGCTTATATATTTATATGTGATAACACAAAAATTAACCTGTTGGGAACAACGATCTGGTTTTGGGGATATGTTTGGTGCGCTTAGCGCGTTATTTACTGGTTTTGCGTTTGCTGGGGTGATAATAACAGTATATTTACAGAGAGAAGAATTAGCTTTACAACGAGAAGAGTTATTTACAACAAGGGAGGAGTTTAAGGCACAAACAAAAACTTTCAATAAGCAATTATTTGAAACTTCTTTCTATCAACTTTTAAATTACCAAAACAATATTGTAAAAGAAATGGATCTGCGTACAGTTGTTGTCAATAGCAATGCTATCGGTAGAATTTGCTTCAGAGAGTTATATGATATATTTAAAAGAGAATATTGTGAAACAGTAAGGGACATGAAAGACCAGGAAGAAATAAACAACGCGATTCACGCTTATGAAAAGTTCTATGATAATAATCAGCCATTTGTCGCACATTATTTTACAAATTTGTACATAATGCTTAAATACATTGACAATGCTGAATTTATTGGAAGTGAAGACCAGGTATATAAAGAAAAAAAGTATTATACGAATATCATTAGGGCACAATTATCTACTTATGAATTGTTGCTTTTGGGTTATCATAGTTTAAGCACAATAAATCTAAGGTATAACGGTATTTTGAATAAATACAACATATTAAAATTCCTACCAGCAAATAGATTGTTAAAACCTGAACATGAAACAGTAATAAAAAATATACTGGAGTTTACAGCAAACGATGAAGAATGGTCAAAAATAAGTGGTAAAAGCAAGGGTGGCTAA
- a CDS encoding CDP-alcohol phosphatidyltransferase family protein, giving the protein MNKNLNLPNILSLARLALLPFIVLCLKHNQNGMLLVLLFLAVLTDYFDGFFARRLGQVTDSGKILDPLADKICVNTLTMALWLWRGFPLWAAVLIVVRDLMIVIGGLLIMRKKKVVPVSNWPGKWAVTFMAATIICYSLNWQPWGLYLLYVSVVMVFISGVVYLARFHRNGSGSENPK; this is encoded by the coding sequence ATGAACAAAAATCTCAATCTTCCCAATATCCTCTCGCTGGCCAGGCTGGCACTGCTGCCGTTCATAGTGCTTTGTTTGAAACACAACCAGAACGGGATGTTGCTGGTCCTGCTGTTTCTAGCCGTGCTGACCGATTATTTCGACGGGTTCTTTGCCCGCCGGCTGGGGCAGGTCACGGATTCCGGAAAGATACTGGACCCTTTAGCCGACAAGATCTGCGTCAACACCCTGACCATGGCACTGTGGCTGTGGCGGGGATTTCCGTTGTGGGCGGCCGTTCTGATAGTGGTCAGGGATTTGATGATTGTGATTGGTGGGTTGTTGATTATGCGTAAGAAAAAAGTAGTGCCTGTCTCCAACTGGCCGGGGAAGTGGGCGGTCACCTTCATGGCGGCCACCATCATCTGCTATTCGTTGAACTGGCAGCCCTGGGGGTTGTACCTGTTGTATGTTTCGGTGGTGATGGTTTTTATATCGGGGGTGGTTTATCTTGCCAGGTTTCACAGGAACGGTTCGGGGAGTGAGAATCCAAAGTAG
- a CDS encoding DUF362 domain-containing protein, with product MPSQVYFTDFSESSQRNIYAKLSEIIDKMPLSKVVAKGDLVAVKVHFGERGNTAFVQPHFVRAVVDKIKALGAKPFVTDANTLYVGSRSNSVDHLETAHQHGFTYSSLGCPVMIADGLRGGAYVEVAVNGTHLKKVKLAHDLYKADAIVCVTHFKGHELAGFGGSIKNLGMGGGARGGKLAMHSDVTPVIKAEKCIACGKCAENCPADAIVIDKYAVIDPKKCIGCGSCIVVCPTHAARNGWDTGAQKMQEKMAEYLAGFAQNKKGKIGYLNFIMNVSPACDCYGHADNPIVPDLGLCGSLDPVAIDAASNDLVMQAGGNKNSALEKAHKPGSDKFRDIYAEVDWAWQLDHAEKLGLGSRKYELVTI from the coding sequence ATGCCAAGCCAGGTCTATTTCACCGATTTCAGCGAATCGTCCCAGCGCAACATCTACGCCAAGCTCTCTGAAATAATAGACAAAATGCCGCTCTCCAAGGTTGTGGCCAAGGGCGACTTGGTGGCGGTCAAGGTCCATTTTGGCGAGCGGGGCAACACCGCCTTCGTCCAGCCGCACTTTGTGCGGGCGGTGGTGGACAAGATAAAAGCGCTGGGCGCCAAGCCCTTCGTCACCGACGCCAACACCCTGTACGTGGGCAGCCGCTCCAACTCGGTGGACCACCTGGAGACTGCCCACCAGCATGGGTTCACCTACTCCTCGCTGGGATGCCCGGTGATGATCGCCGACGGCCTGCGGGGCGGGGCGTATGTGGAGGTCGCGGTCAACGGCACCCACCTGAAGAAAGTGAAGCTGGCCCACGACCTGTACAAGGCCGACGCCATCGTCTGCGTCACCCACTTTAAGGGCCACGAGCTGGCGGGCTTCGGCGGCAGCATCAAGAACCTGGGGATGGGCGGCGGGGCCCGGGGCGGCAAGCTGGCCATGCATTCGGACGTCACGCCGGTGATCAAGGCCGAGAAGTGCATAGCCTGCGGCAAGTGCGCCGAGAACTGCCCGGCCGATGCCATCGTCATTGATAAATACGCGGTGATAGACCCCAAGAAGTGCATCGGCTGCGGCTCGTGCATAGTGGTCTGCCCCACCCACGCCGCCCGCAACGGCTGGGACACCGGGGCCCAAAAGATGCAGGAGAAGATGGCGGAGTACCTGGCCGGGTTTGCCCAGAACAAAAAGGGCAAGATAGGATATCTGAATTTCATCATGAACGTCTCGCCGGCCTGCGACTGCTACGGCCACGCCGACAACCCGATAGTGCCGGACTTAGGGCTCTGCGGCTCGCTGGACCCGGTGGCCATTGACGCGGCCAGCAACGACCTGGTGATGCAGGCCGGGGGGAACAAGAACTCGGCGCTGGAGAAGGCCCACAAACCGGGCAGCGACAAGTTCAGGGATATTTACGCGGAGGTGGACTGGGCCTGGCAACTGGATCATGCGGAGAAGCTGGGACTGGGGAGCAGGAAGTATGAGTTGGTGACAATATAG